One Halovivax ruber XH-70 genomic region harbors:
- the guaB gene encoding IMP dehydrogenase — translation MAKDLPSDEFFTDKLRVPEALTFDDVLLRPKESRVEPDQADLTSQISTNVEVSTPILSAAMDTVTESGLAIEMARQGGLGVLHRNMTIDRMVEEIDRVKRADELIIPLDDVVTANPEMSVREVDELMAREGVGGAPVVNTRGEVLGIISSTDIRPHLEVNEDDPVTEAMTDEVITAHEDVDSRDAFDLMYEHKIERVPVVDDENLLVGLVTMQGILQRREYKEAVRDENGRLRVGVAVSPFELDRAEAADDVDADVLFIDTAHAHNRNVIDGAKEIKESVDADVVVGNVGTREAAAELVDFADGIKVGIGPGSICTTRVVSGAGMPQITAVAQVADVAAEHDVPVIADGGIRYSGDAIKAIAAGADAVMLGSYFAGTDEAPGRVVTMNGKKYKQYRGMGSVGAMKSGDTERYLKEDPDEEDEYVPEGVEAATPYKGTLKSELHQLSGGMQSGMGYVGAETVPEFKDRAEFVRVSSAGQAEGHAHDVVITDEAPNYSPQSE, via the coding sequence ATGGCGAAGGATCTTCCATCGGACGAGTTCTTTACGGACAAACTACGGGTACCTGAGGCGCTGACATTCGACGACGTGTTGCTCCGGCCGAAAGAGAGCCGCGTCGAACCCGATCAAGCCGATCTCACCTCGCAAATTTCGACCAACGTCGAAGTGTCGACCCCGATCCTCTCGGCGGCGATGGACACCGTCACGGAGAGCGGACTTGCCATCGAGATGGCTCGGCAGGGTGGCCTCGGCGTCTTGCACCGCAACATGACGATCGATCGGATGGTCGAGGAGATCGATCGCGTCAAGCGCGCCGACGAGCTGATCATCCCCCTCGACGACGTCGTCACCGCCAACCCGGAGATGTCCGTCCGCGAGGTCGACGAACTGATGGCCCGGGAGGGTGTCGGCGGCGCCCCCGTGGTCAACACGCGCGGTGAGGTCCTCGGCATCATCTCGAGCACCGACATCCGCCCGCACCTGGAAGTCAACGAGGACGACCCCGTCACGGAGGCGATGACCGACGAGGTCATCACGGCCCACGAGGACGTCGACTCCCGCGACGCGTTCGACCTGATGTACGAACACAAGATCGAACGAGTGCCGGTCGTCGACGACGAGAACCTTCTCGTCGGACTCGTCACGATGCAGGGCATCCTCCAGCGACGTGAGTACAAAGAAGCCGTTCGCGACGAGAATGGCCGGCTGCGTGTCGGCGTCGCGGTCAGCCCGTTCGAACTCGATCGAGCCGAGGCCGCCGACGACGTCGACGCGGACGTCCTGTTTATCGACACCGCCCACGCGCACAACCGGAACGTCATCGACGGGGCGAAGGAGATCAAAGAGAGTGTCGACGCGGACGTCGTCGTCGGCAACGTCGGGACTCGCGAGGCCGCCGCGGAACTCGTCGACTTCGCCGACGGAATCAAGGTTGGCATCGGCCCGGGCTCGATTTGCACGACGCGCGTCGTCTCCGGTGCCGGCATGCCACAGATCACGGCGGTCGCGCAGGTCGCCGACGTCGCCGCGGAACACGACGTGCCCGTCATCGCCGACGGCGGCATTCGCTACTCCGGCGACGCGATCAAGGCCATCGCGGCCGGCGCAGACGCCGTCATGCTCGGGTCGTACTTCGCGGGCACGGACGAGGCACCAGGCCGCGTCGTCACGATGAACGGCAAGAAGTACAAGCAGTACCGCGGGATGGGCTCCGTCGGCGCGATGAAATCCGGCGACACGGAACGCTACCTTAAGGAGGACCCCGACGAGGAAGACGAGTACGTCCCCGAAGGAGTCGAGGCGGCGACACCCTACAAGGGAACGCTCAAATCCGAACTTCACCAACTCTCCGGAGGCATGCAGTCCGGGATGGGCTACGTCGGCGCCGAAACCGTCCCCGAATTCAAAGATCGCGCTGAGTTCGTTCGAGTCTCCAGCGCCGGCCAGGCAGAGGGCCACGCCCACGACGTCGTCATCACCGACGAAGCGCCGAACTACTCGCCGCAGTCTGAGTAA
- a CDS encoding magnesium transporter gives MGSDGGLDTWSTRSIVRTMFPLLVVLSAIVLWAGLTLEEAEELLAEYGLLAVMVPTIIGTGGNLGAILSSRLTTRFHLGMTDLDVRDPDLWANVVAIVALALTIFTLLGVGAFLVGLVIGSTLSLPVLLAISIGSGTAIAILVVVFSFAATYGSYRLGVDPDDTTIPIITSLIDVFGVVIFLAVASLVVGL, from the coding sequence ATGGGTTCGGACGGCGGGCTCGATACCTGGTCGACGCGATCGATCGTCCGCACGATGTTCCCGCTGCTCGTCGTCCTCTCGGCGATCGTCCTCTGGGCCGGTCTTACCCTCGAAGAGGCCGAGGAACTCCTCGCAGAGTACGGCCTGCTCGCCGTGATGGTCCCGACGATCATCGGGACTGGCGGCAATCTCGGCGCCATCTTGAGCTCGCGGCTCACGACCCGGTTTCACCTGGGTATGACCGACCTCGACGTGCGCGATCCAGACCTCTGGGCGAACGTCGTCGCGATCGTCGCGCTGGCGCTCACCATCTTCACTCTCCTCGGCGTGGGGGCGTTCCTCGTCGGACTCGTGATCGGGTCGACACTCTCGCTCCCGGTATTACTCGCCATCTCGATCGGCAGCGGCACCGCCATCGCGATACTCGTCGTCGTGTTCAGCTTCGCGGCGACCTACGGCTCGTATCGACTCGGCGTCGATCCCGACGACACGACGATCCCGATCATCACGAGTCTGATCGACGTCTTCGGCGTCGTCATCTTCCTCGCGGTGGCGTCGCTCGTCGTTGGGCTGTGA
- a CDS encoding TlpA family protein disulfide reductase encodes MQLETLRPNPAWDDASYEDVVETIEAHRGDLTYRIWGADWCGDCRSTLPDFGAALEAASIPDDRIDVRPVDQDKAGEGVDAYGIEYIPTIVVETDDGTEVGRFVESEPVPPATYLADAIEEWAETV; translated from the coding sequence GTGCAACTCGAAACGCTTCGCCCGAATCCGGCGTGGGACGACGCCTCCTACGAGGACGTCGTCGAGACGATCGAAGCCCACCGAGGCGACCTGACCTACCGCATCTGGGGCGCCGACTGGTGCGGCGATTGCCGATCCACCCTGCCCGACTTCGGCGCAGCCCTCGAGGCCGCGTCTATCCCCGACGACCGCATCGACGTACGACCCGTCGACCAGGACAAAGCCGGGGAAGGGGTCGACGCGTACGGGATCGAGTACATTCCAACGATCGTCGTCGAGACGGACGACGGAACCGAGGTGGGCCGCTTCGTCGAGTCAGAACCCGTTCCCCCAGCGACGTACCTCGCCGACGCGATCGAGGAGTGGGCCGAAACAGTCTGA
- a CDS encoding magnesium transporter, producing MSVRSEAWTIYRQALPILLVSLLGGLFAGLVLEEMVPKVADFPGLLVMIPVFLATRGNVYGALGGRISSGLHQGVIEPRFVRDDRLVNAVVASLVNAIGVSIVIAVLTWLVLHGLGREVATLFELVAIMLISGVLTAVVLVAGLLGVIFVGFERGYDPDNLVGPVVTTLGDIFGMLFLLFAVVAVEVLVP from the coding sequence ATGTCCGTTCGGTCGGAGGCCTGGACGATCTACCGTCAGGCACTCCCGATCCTGCTCGTCTCGCTGCTCGGCGGCCTCTTCGCCGGACTGGTTTTAGAGGAGATGGTGCCGAAAGTCGCTGACTTTCCGGGATTGCTCGTGATGATCCCCGTGTTCCTCGCCACGCGCGGGAACGTCTACGGCGCCCTCGGCGGGCGAATCTCGAGCGGCCTCCACCAGGGGGTGATCGAGCCGCGGTTCGTCCGTGACGATCGACTCGTCAACGCGGTCGTGGCCTCGCTCGTCAACGCGATCGGCGTCTCGATCGTCATCGCGGTCCTCACGTGGCTCGTCCTCCACGGGCTGGGCCGAGAGGTCGCCACACTCTTCGAACTCGTCGCGATCATGCTGATCTCGGGTGTGCTGACCGCCGTCGTCCTCGTCGCCGGGCTGCTGGGAGTCATCTTCGTCGGCTTCGAACGCGGTTACGATCCCGACAATCTCGTCGGGCCGGTCGTGACGACTCTCGGCGACATCTTCGGCATGCTCTTTCTCCTCTTCGCAGTGGTCGCCGTGGAGGTGCTCGTCCCGTGA
- a CDS encoding YcaO-like family protein — protein MDVPVVGGDPVRDEVGAALADVDIDVRSATVDELAQAPVGVVAGVTGSETFEAANRHARSGETPWIAVEVGGVGGQPIDTVDASVSVFGPKTACFACLRDRVRSTHEGDNSGSKASGSRRTVRLAGAIAGSECVRTLEQGTNAPFATVTELPYTERPLLPVPGCACQQGDRDRTLDRTDESGLTLDETVDAMDRAIDERIGLLKSIGEIDSYPVPYYLATLANTGAYSDVTAPTNAAGVDHDWNRAFVRAIGEGLERYCAGVYREADFVVSAAESLDAALEPTAIVSPDDTPAFDPSTDSRWVDGVDLSTGKQTSLPADAVHFPQPGPGYVPQITTGLGLGSSTADALVAGLTEIVERDATMLSWYSTADPVELSVSDERFQTVVRRVESEGLAVTPMLVTQDVDVPVVTVAVHREDGDWPAFAVGSAADLDATAAARSALAEATQNWMELRSIGPDEAADAGAWIGHYGSFPDAARDFLDTSGTVDAASLSPESVPAGASAVETLVERLTEAGLTPYAARLTTRDVAALGFEAVRVIVPTAQPLFTANPYFGERAHTVPNKLGAGPRLDGPPHPYP, from the coding sequence ATGGACGTACCCGTCGTCGGTGGCGATCCGGTTCGAGACGAAGTGGGGGCAGCACTGGCTGACGTGGATATCGACGTGCGATCGGCGACCGTCGACGAACTGGCCCAGGCGCCCGTCGGTGTCGTCGCCGGAGTGACCGGTTCGGAGACGTTTGAAGCGGCGAATCGGCACGCCCGGAGCGGCGAAACGCCCTGGATCGCCGTCGAAGTGGGTGGCGTCGGCGGCCAACCGATCGATACCGTCGATGCGTCGGTATCGGTGTTCGGTCCGAAAACGGCCTGCTTTGCGTGCCTCCGGGATCGTGTCCGATCGACACACGAGGGCGACAATAGCGGGTCGAAAGCGAGCGGTTCCCGTCGGACGGTCCGCCTGGCCGGCGCAATCGCCGGCAGCGAGTGCGTTCGAACCTTAGAACAGGGAACGAACGCACCGTTCGCGACCGTGACCGAACTGCCCTACACAGAACGCCCGCTGCTTCCCGTCCCGGGGTGTGCGTGTCAGCAGGGGGACCGAGACCGCACCCTCGATCGAACCGACGAATCGGGGCTGACGCTCGACGAAACCGTCGACGCGATGGATCGGGCGATCGACGAGCGGATCGGTTTGCTCAAATCGATCGGTGAGATCGACTCCTATCCGGTGCCGTACTATCTTGCTACGCTCGCGAATACCGGTGCCTATAGCGACGTCACCGCACCCACGAACGCGGCCGGCGTCGACCACGATTGGAATCGGGCGTTCGTCAGGGCGATCGGGGAAGGGTTAGAGCGGTACTGCGCCGGCGTCTATCGCGAAGCGGATTTCGTCGTGTCGGCCGCCGAATCACTCGATGCCGCCCTTGAACCGACGGCGATCGTCAGCCCGGACGACACCCCCGCGTTCGATCCGTCGACCGACTCGCGCTGGGTCGACGGCGTGGATCTCTCGACCGGCAAGCAGACCTCCCTCCCGGCGGATGCGGTCCACTTCCCCCAACCCGGCCCGGGCTACGTCCCACAGATCACGACCGGCCTCGGACTCGGATCGTCGACCGCCGACGCACTCGTGGCGGGCCTGACCGAGATCGTCGAACGGGATGCGACGATGCTCTCGTGGTACTCGACAGCCGATCCCGTCGAACTCTCGGTGAGCGACGAGCGATTCCAGACCGTTGTACGCCGGGTCGAAAGTGAGGGACTGGCAGTTACGCCGATGCTCGTTACGCAGGACGTCGACGTGCCGGTCGTCACCGTCGCCGTCCACCGTGAGGACGGTGACTGGCCGGCGTTCGCTGTCGGGTCGGCGGCAGACCTCGACGCCACGGCCGCTGCACGGAGTGCCCTCGCCGAAGCGACGCAGAACTGGATGGAACTTCGCTCGATCGGCCCGGACGAGGCGGCCGACGCGGGCGCCTGGATCGGCCACTACGGATCGTTCCCCGATGCTGCCCGGGACTTTCTCGACACGTCGGGGACCGTCGACGCGGCGTCGCTGTCACCGGAATCGGTTCCCGCAGGGGCGTCAGCGGTCGAGACACTCGTCGAGCGGCTCACGGAGGCGGGGCTCACGCCGTACGCCGCCCGTCTCACCACACGCGACGTCGCGGCGCTCGGCTTCGAAGCCGTGCGCGTGATCGTTCCCACTGCACAGCCGCTGTTTACGGCAAACCCATACTTCGGAGAACGAGCGCATACCGTGCCGAACAAGCTGGGTGCCGGGCCTCGCCTCGACGGGCCGCCACATCCGTATCCCTGA
- a CDS encoding PLP-dependent cysteine synthase family protein: protein MRNGILDTIGSPLVALDSPPGATVAAKLESANPGGSAKDRAAMGMIHAAEQAGEIEPGDRLVEPTSGNTGIGLALVSAVRGYDLTIVMPAGKSAERRQVMAAYGAEIELVEGDMSDARDRADEIAAAGAVQLGQFENEANPDAHYRTTGVELLEQIGDRSIDAFVAGVGTGGTITGIGRRVRERFPDAEIVAVEPERNPVLSTGESGDDEFQGMGPGFVSDNLDRSLIDTVETVALEDAEGECRRLAREEGILVGQSSGATSLVSRAVADRIANPAQPCPELPDALDRQFGDPEDGRAARTDGGEMTDCPLVVTVFWDSGERYFSTGMFE from the coding sequence ATGAGAAACGGTATCCTGGACACCATCGGATCGCCGCTGGTGGCACTCGATAGCCCGCCGGGAGCGACGGTCGCGGCGAAACTCGAGTCGGCGAATCCGGGAGGGTCGGCCAAGGATCGGGCGGCGATGGGGATGATCCACGCGGCCGAACAGGCTGGCGAGATCGAGCCAGGGGATCGACTCGTCGAACCGACGAGCGGGAACACGGGGATCGGACTCGCACTCGTCTCCGCAGTTCGTGGCTACGATCTCACGATCGTGATGCCGGCGGGCAAATCCGCGGAGCGCCGGCAGGTGATGGCTGCCTACGGAGCCGAGATCGAACTGGTCGAAGGGGACATGTCCGACGCGCGCGACCGCGCAGACGAGATCGCCGCCGCGGGCGCCGTCCAGCTCGGCCAGTTCGAAAACGAGGCCAACCCCGATGCCCATTATCGAACGACTGGGGTCGAATTACTGGAGCAGATTGGCGACCGGTCGATCGACGCGTTCGTCGCCGGCGTGGGGACCGGCGGTACGATCACCGGCATCGGCCGCCGCGTTCGGGAGCGGTTCCCGGACGCCGAGATCGTGGCGGTCGAACCGGAGCGAAACCCGGTGCTCTCGACTGGCGAGTCCGGCGACGATGAGTTCCAGGGCATGGGCCCCGGATTCGTGAGCGATAACCTCGATCGGTCGCTGATCGACACGGTCGAAACCGTCGCGCTCGAGGACGCCGAGGGTGAGTGTCGACGACTCGCCCGAGAGGAGGGGATCCTCGTCGGCCAATCGAGCGGGGCCACCAGCCTCGTCTCGCGGGCCGTCGCCGACCGGATCGCGAACCCGGCCCAACCCTGCCCCGAGCTTCCGGATGCGCTCGATCGCCAGTTCGGCGACCCAGAGGACGGCCGAGCTGCTCGCACCGACGGCGGTGAAATGACGGACTGCCCGCTCGTCGTCACGGTCTTCTGGGACAGCGGCGAGCGCTACTTTTCGACGGGCATGTTCGAGTAA
- a CDS encoding DUF5794 domain-containing protein has product MSASTHPIARRLSSLGESDRSLLALVMGLPLIDGIFPALVLAGALENPLDAIQIGLLIFGGSATVAVVLGEMDGTPREQARTVLVVGVPLILVAALQAAIAPSIASVLDLVTFERFAALVIAAIAAKTASARIGEYLPGPGVIIALGLLASLDPEGATFEILADPMLVANALLAAGIGVGFALSLAVFGPVLRRYVDVDRFRFGCALALGILPLSLLGMAFGQAPLAVLVVAGLFALDPDGEEGDEATAKQPTQSAADRAHRTDGGVRRSHDDAAEPGEEDSTVGESAIYDPYPSDDGTDTAGRAPWM; this is encoded by the coding sequence ATGAGTGCGTCCACGCATCCGATCGCCAGGCGCCTGTCCAGCCTCGGCGAGTCCGATCGCTCGTTACTCGCGCTCGTGATGGGCCTGCCCCTGATCGACGGTATTTTCCCGGCGCTCGTTCTCGCCGGTGCACTGGAGAACCCGCTCGACGCGATCCAGATCGGTCTGTTGATCTTCGGCGGGAGCGCCACGGTTGCCGTCGTCCTCGGCGAGATGGACGGCACGCCGCGCGAACAGGCGCGGACGGTCCTCGTCGTCGGCGTCCCCCTGATCCTGGTCGCGGCGCTCCAGGCGGCCATCGCCCCGTCGATCGCGAGCGTCCTCGATCTGGTGACCTTCGAGCGCTTCGCTGCCCTCGTCATCGCGGCCATCGCTGCAAAGACCGCCAGCGCTCGGATCGGCGAGTACCTGCCGGGCCCAGGCGTGATCATCGCGCTGGGCCTGTTGGCCAGCCTCGATCCCGAAGGTGCGACGTTCGAGATCCTCGCGGATCCGATGCTGGTCGCGAACGCGCTCCTGGCGGCCGGTATCGGCGTCGGCTTCGCCCTCTCACTGGCCGTCTTCGGCCCGGTGCTTCGGCGGTACGTCGACGTGGATCGCTTCCGCTTCGGCTGTGCCCTCGCCCTGGGGATCCTTCCGTTGTCCCTGCTGGGGATGGCCTTCGGGCAGGCACCGCTGGCCGTCCTGGTGGTCGCCGGGCTGTTCGCTCTCGATCCCGACGGCGAGGAAGGGGACGAGGCGACCGCGAAACAGCCGACACAGTCTGCAGCCGATCGTGCACACCGCACTGACGGCGGCGTTCGTCGCTCGCACGACGACGCAGCAGAACCCGGTGAAGAGGATTCCACAGTTGGGGAGTCCGCGATCTACGATCCCTACCCCAGCGACGACGGGACAGACACGGCCGGCCGCGCGCCGTGGATGTAG
- a CDS encoding potassium channel family protein produces the protein MDPFEGEISPGSIEYEPVSVKDVLVEMKDTAELLIDLSFSAILHQHHDLAREVLRLEERMDLLELRARMSLLMAARNPDDAERLAPVLGIVAATDQISDAAGDIAKILVEDAGLPDAMRTTLPEAIESLERTDVTETSTYAGRTLVDIDLESETGVRVITLRRGDEWILDPGPETVIEAGDVAFLRGTETDLGPVVETLTGEAYELPEPEPPAIADLERAIDTIVLMKDLSELAVDLAYSSVLFDSQDLAEEVRNLEIEVDALQSRFSAWALKAASEADDPVRIRGLMILASATEEISDAAIDISEGIFRQLDVHPVVQLAVQESDEIITRITVDPDSDLVGVEIVDGRLATDAGMSAIAIRRPDDGWLLIADDDAQLRAGDVLIAKGTRNAEESVQSLSQA, from the coding sequence ATGGACCCGTTCGAGGGCGAGATCTCGCCCGGTTCGATCGAGTACGAACCGGTCAGCGTGAAGGACGTCCTCGTCGAGATGAAGGATACCGCGGAACTGTTGATCGACCTCTCGTTTTCCGCCATCCTCCACCAGCACCACGATCTCGCCCGGGAGGTCCTACGCTTAGAAGAGCGGATGGACCTCCTCGAACTGCGCGCCCGGATGAGCCTCCTGATGGCCGCTCGAAACCCGGACGACGCCGAACGGCTCGCCCCGGTGCTCGGGATCGTCGCTGCGACCGACCAGATCAGCGACGCGGCCGGTGACATCGCGAAGATCCTCGTCGAAGACGCCGGGTTACCGGACGCGATGCGAACGACGCTCCCGGAGGCGATCGAATCGCTCGAACGCACCGACGTGACAGAGACGTCGACATACGCGGGGCGAACACTGGTCGACATCGATCTCGAATCGGAGACGGGCGTCCGTGTCATCACGCTTCGGCGAGGCGACGAGTGGATCCTGGACCCCGGTCCGGAGACGGTCATCGAGGCCGGCGACGTGGCGTTCCTTCGCGGGACAGAGACGGATCTCGGGCCGGTCGTCGAGACGCTCACCGGTGAGGCCTACGAACTCCCGGAGCCAGAACCACCTGCCATCGCCGACCTCGAACGAGCGATCGACACGATCGTGCTCATGAAGGATTTGAGCGAACTGGCCGTCGACCTGGCCTACAGCAGCGTCCTCTTCGACAGTCAGGATCTGGCAGAAGAGGTCCGTAATCTCGAGATCGAAGTCGACGCGTTACAGTCGCGCTTTTCGGCGTGGGCCCTGAAGGCCGCGAGCGAGGCTGACGACCCGGTTCGGATTCGGGGGTTGATGATCCTCGCGAGCGCCACCGAAGAGATCAGCGACGCGGCGATCGACATCAGCGAAGGGATCTTCCGGCAACTCGACGTCCATCCCGTCGTCCAGCTGGCCGTCCAGGAGTCCGACGAGATCATCACTCGTATCACGGTCGACCCCGACAGCGACCTGGTCGGTGTGGAGATTGTCGATGGTCGCCTGGCGACAGACGCCGGAATGAGTGCCATCGCGATCCGCCGCCCGGACGACGGCTGGCTGCTGATCGCTGACGACGACGCGCAATTGCGCGCCGGCGACGTCCTCATCGCGAAAGGGACGCGTAACGCGGAGGAGTCGGTCCAGTCCCTCTCGCAGGCCTAG
- a CDS encoding thioredoxin domain-containing protein yields the protein MSDPLARNRLGEEASPYLRQHADNPVNWQPWDERARSAAQERDRPIFLSIGYSACHWCHVMEAESFADETVAAVLNEGFVPIKVDREERPDVDSIYMTVCQAVTGRGGWPLSAWLTPDGRPFYVGTYFPREAQRGTPGFVELCRQIRVSWSENRDEIEARANEWAAMATDRLDSADGGGESASTPEPISADTDSPIDVGLDADGPDGLERVGEAALRASDDEHGGFGRGGPKFPQPRRVEALFRLDATHDRPTAHETATRALDAMCTGGLYDHVGGGFHRYCVDEDWTVPHFEKMLYDNAAIPRVLLAGYQVTGDDRYARTVRETVDFLERELRHPEGGFYSTLDAQSETESGEREEGAFYVWTPAEIESAVAEAGLSDESGALFCDRFGVTDSGNFEGSTVLTVEASIEDLATDYGLAPSTVEDRLDAARTAVFEARATRPRPPRDEKILAGWNGLAIDMLAEASIVLGTSGREAAIDAASDVASSDEPSGDDRYAQLATDALAFVRTHLWDDDTGRLARRVRDGDVGIDGYLEDYAFLARGALTCYEATGEVEFLAFALDLARAIRRDFWDESAETLYFTPERGESLLVRPQELGDQSTPSPTGVAVEILALLDPFTAEPFGEMAHRVVSTHATEIEESPFEYVSLSLAQSLVTHGPLEVTTVADGRPMEWERTLGRTYLPRRLLAHRPASSAMLDDWLDVIGVDTVPPIWADREQRADEPTVYVCADRVCSPPEHDLSTALTWHDGEESTSDGAPF from the coding sequence ATGAGCGATCCGCTAGCGCGTAATCGACTCGGCGAGGAGGCGAGTCCGTATCTCCGCCAACACGCCGACAACCCGGTCAACTGGCAGCCGTGGGACGAGCGAGCGCGTTCGGCGGCCCAGGAGCGCGATCGCCCCATCTTCCTCTCGATCGGGTATTCGGCGTGTCACTGGTGTCACGTGATGGAAGCAGAGAGTTTCGCCGACGAGACCGTCGCCGCGGTGCTGAACGAGGGATTCGTCCCGATCAAGGTCGATCGCGAGGAACGGCCCGACGTCGACAGCATCTACATGACTGTCTGCCAGGCGGTCACCGGTCGCGGTGGGTGGCCCCTCTCTGCCTGGCTCACGCCGGACGGTCGCCCGTTCTACGTCGGGACGTACTTTCCACGCGAGGCTCAGCGCGGCACACCGGGATTCGTAGAGCTCTGCAGGCAGATCCGTGTTTCGTGGAGCGAGAACCGTGACGAGATCGAGGCTCGCGCCAACGAGTGGGCGGCGATGGCGACAGACCGCCTCGATTCGGCGGACGGTGGCGGCGAATCGGCGTCGACTCCGGAACCGATCTCGGCCGATACAGACAGCCCGATCGATGTTGGACTCGACGCCGATGGGCCCGACGGACTGGAGCGAGTCGGCGAGGCAGCACTTCGGGCCAGCGACGACGAGCACGGTGGGTTCGGTCGTGGCGGACCCAAGTTCCCACAGCCACGTCGCGTCGAGGCGCTCTTCCGTCTCGACGCAACCCACGATCGGCCCACCGCCCACGAAACGGCGACGCGGGCACTCGACGCGATGTGTACCGGCGGCCTGTACGATCACGTCGGCGGCGGCTTCCATCGCTACTGCGTCGACGAAGACTGGACGGTGCCACACTTCGAGAAGATGCTGTACGACAACGCCGCGATCCCGCGCGTGCTTCTCGCCGGCTATCAGGTCACCGGCGACGACCGCTACGCGCGGACGGTTCGCGAGACTGTCGACTTCCTCGAACGGGAACTGCGCCATCCCGAGGGCGGCTTCTACAGCACGCTCGACGCCCAGAGCGAGACGGAGTCGGGTGAACGAGAAGAAGGCGCGTTCTACGTCTGGACACCAGCCGAAATCGAGTCGGCGGTAGCCGAGGCTGGACTGTCGGACGAAAGCGGGGCGCTGTTCTGTGATCGGTTCGGCGTCACTGACTCGGGAAACTTCGAGGGGTCGACGGTGTTGACCGTCGAGGCGTCCATCGAGGACCTGGCAACCGACTACGGGTTGGCGCCGTCGACGGTCGAGGACCGACTCGACGCCGCCCGGACGGCCGTTTTCGAGGCCAGAGCGACGCGACCGCGCCCACCGCGTGACGAGAAGATACTCGCCGGCTGGAACGGGCTGGCGATCGACATGCTCGCGGAGGCCTCGATCGTCCTCGGGACCAGCGGACGCGAAGCAGCTATCGACGCGGCGTCGGATGTCGCTTCATCGGACGAACCGTCGGGTGACGACCGATACGCGCAACTCGCGACCGATGCGCTGGCGTTCGTCCGCACGCACCTCTGGGACGACGACACCGGCCGGCTCGCCAGGCGCGTCCGGGATGGGGACGTGGGAATCGATGGCTATCTCGAAGACTACGCGTTCCTCGCTCGCGGTGCGTTGACGTGCTACGAGGCGACGGGCGAGGTCGAATTCCTCGCGTTCGCTCTCGATCTCGCCCGCGCGATTCGTCGGGACTTCTGGGACGAATCAGCCGAGACGCTGTATTTCACGCCGGAACGCGGCGAATCGTTGCTCGTCAGACCGCAGGAACTGGGCGACCAGTCGACGCCGTCACCGACCGGCGTCGCAGTCGAAATACTGGCGTTGCTCGATCCGTTCACAGCCGAACCTTTCGGCGAGATGGCCCACCGAGTCGTCTCGACCCACGCGACCGAGATCGAAGAATCTCCGTTCGAATACGTCTCGCTGTCGCTGGCACAGTCTCTCGTCACACACGGGCCACTCGAAGTGACGACCGTCGCGGACGGACGACCGATGGAATGGGAACGCACTCTCGGGCGGACGTACCTCCCTCGACGGCTACTCGCCCACCGACCGGCGTCGTCGGCGATGCTCGACGACTGGCTGGACGTGATCGGGGTCGACACGGTCCCACCGATCTGGGCCGACAGGGAACAGCGTGCGGACGAACCAACGGTCTACGTCTGTGCGGATCGGGTCTGTTCGCCGCCGGAGCACGATCTTTCGACCGCACTCACGTGGCACGACGGAGAGGAGTCCACGTCCGACGGGGCACCGTTCTAA
- a CDS encoding RNA-binding protein — translation MSSIPLHYVDLRAFCYATEDDKRVEQALRLFLPEDVELDRVETTGHYGDRILIYSVRVERADEIRHVLTQLASLPALDQVTDELDDRVTDNTELFLTLDKQAAFNGSVRRGDGITVRGKLEAYPATREAAIENARDILSDLDENE, via the coding sequence ATGTCGAGTATTCCACTACACTACGTCGATTTGCGTGCGTTCTGTTACGCCACCGAGGACGACAAGCGCGTCGAACAGGCCCTCCGTCTGTTCCTCCCCGAGGACGTCGAACTCGATAGGGTCGAGACCACGGGCCACTACGGGGATCGGATTCTGATCTACTCCGTTCGCGTCGAGCGGGCGGACGAGATTCGCCACGTCCTGACCCAGCTGGCGTCACTCCCAGCACTGGACCAGGTGACCGACGAACTCGACGATCGCGTCACCGACAACACGGAACTGTTCCTCACGCTCGACAAACAGGCTGCGTTCAACGGTTCCGTCCGACGTGGGGACGGGATCACCGTCCGCGGGAAGCTGGAAGCGTACCCGGCGACCAGAGAGGCCGCCATCGAGAACGCCCGTGACATCCTCTCCGACCTCGACGAAAACGAGTGA